One segment of Gilliamella sp. ESL0441 DNA contains the following:
- a CDS encoding helix-turn-helix transcriptional regulator: MAIIINLDVMLAKRKVKSKDLAAAIGITEQNLSLLKQGKVKGFRLATLEAICKHLDCQPGDILEYNDKE, from the coding sequence GTGGCAATTATTATAAATTTAGATGTGATGCTGGCTAAACGCAAAGTTAAATCCAAAGACTTAGCGGCCGCAATCGGCATTACAGAACAAAATTTATCATTACTTAAGCAAGGTAAAGTAAAAGGATTCAGGCTAGCAACCCTCGAGGCAATCTGTAAACATTTAGATTGCCAACCGGGTGATATACTGGAATATAATGATAAAGAGTAA
- a CDS encoding aspartate/glutamate racemase family protein has translation MKTIGLIGGMSWESTVTYYQVINQKVGQSLGGLHSAKTLLYSVDFQEIEHCQANGEWDKSALILIDAAKRLALAGADFIVICTNTMHKVADQIQAAIDIPILHIADVTAQHLIKENIQTVALLGTKYTMEQDFYKSKLINKGLKVLIPDEQDRMIINQIIYDELCHGIIKPSAKQAYLNIIDKLVKQGAQGVILGCTEIGLLIQQKDCLTPFFDTALLHAQEAALFAIS, from the coding sequence ATGAAAACAATAGGTTTAATCGGCGGGATGAGCTGGGAAAGTACCGTGACTTATTATCAAGTTATCAATCAAAAGGTAGGACAATCATTAGGAGGATTACATTCAGCGAAAACACTTTTATATAGTGTCGATTTTCAAGAAATTGAACATTGCCAAGCCAATGGTGAGTGGGATAAAAGTGCGCTTATTTTAATTGATGCAGCGAAAAGACTAGCATTAGCTGGGGCAGATTTCATCGTGATTTGTACCAATACTATGCATAAAGTCGCAGATCAGATTCAAGCAGCCATTGATATTCCCATTCTTCATATTGCTGATGTTACGGCACAGCACTTAATCAAAGAAAATATTCAAACCGTTGCTTTGCTTGGAACAAAATATACGATGGAACAAGACTTTTATAAATCAAAACTGATTAATAAAGGATTAAAAGTGCTTATTCCCGATGAGCAAGATAGAATGATCATCAATCAAATTATCTATGATGAACTCTGCCATGGCATAATTAAGCCAAGCGCTAAGCAAGCTTATCTTAATATTATTGATAAACTTGTTAAGCAAGGTGCACAAGGCGTTATACTGGGTTGCACCGAAATTGGTTTATTAATCCAACAGAAAGATTGTCTGACGCCGTTTTTTGATACTGCTTTATTGCATGCCCAGGAAGCCGCCTTATTTGCAATAAGTTAA